One Mycolicibacterium pulveris genomic region harbors:
- a CDS encoding ATP-dependent helicase, producing MSAPHTELTPAALAEPGLRGRFRVVGGPGTGKSTLLIRTAAAHIAAGGDPESVLLLTGSARLGAQARAAVTATLLQAGDRTVVREPLVRTVHSYAFAVLRLAAQRNGDPPPRLITSAEQDGIIRELLAGDLEDGDASAVAWPGHLRPALGTSGFATELRDLLARCTERGVDPVELQRIGRRAGRPEWLAAGQFAQAYEQIMLLRSAVGMAAPQATIPALGAAELVGAALEAFATDADLLAGERARVKLLLVDDAQQLDPQAARLVRVLAEGAELTVVAGDPNQAVFGYRGADPALLRGEEPAIALTRSHRCAPAIAEAITATARRLPGADPGRNLTGAADAQGSLRVRIAASSHAESALIADTLRRAHLVDGLPWSQMAVIVRSVPRLGAAVARALEGAGVPVEMAGTGVALADQPAVQALLTVLDATAHGLDGERALALVTGPIGRVDPVSLRQLRRTLRRADGSRPPRAFSDLLVAALEDGTDALPGHLDRPIRRVRAVLTAARRTVDEGKDPRHTLWQAWHRSGLQRRWLTASERGGSTGAQADRDLDAVTALFDAAEQYVNHTAGASLRGLVDYVSGLGTPAAPRDERDTEAVTVLSAHAALGREWDLVVLAGVQEGLWPNTVPRGGVLGTQQLVDVLDGVATHDDRGLSARAPLLAEERRLLIAAMGRARHRLLVTAVDSDNGVESMLPSSFWYELAGIAPDADPETAPVTAPRLLAPAALVGRLRAVVCAPDGAVDDRVRTCAATQLARLAAAGVPGADPAQWYVMTPVSTDEPLWCGEHTVTLSPSTLQILTDCPLRWLLERHGGADGRDVRSAIGSLVHALVAEPGKSESQLLNELEKVWDNLPFDSAWYADNELARHRVMLSTFLQWRAQSRRELTEVGTEVDVDGVIASGVDGGPQVRVRGRVDRIERDNAGRLVAIDIKTGKRPVTKDDAQRHAQLAMYQLAVAEGLVSQGESPGGGRLVYLGKTNTSGACEREQDALTADAHAQWRETVRRAAAGTQGPQFVARINDGCSHCPVRAMCPAQAAIGGRS from the coding sequence ATGTCCGCACCGCACACCGAACTGACGCCGGCCGCGCTTGCCGAACCGGGTCTGCGCGGGAGATTCCGCGTCGTCGGGGGCCCCGGCACCGGAAAGAGCACGCTGCTGATCCGGACCGCCGCCGCGCACATCGCCGCCGGGGGGGACCCCGAATCGGTTCTGCTGCTGACGGGTTCGGCCCGGCTCGGCGCTCAGGCCAGGGCCGCCGTCACGGCGACGCTGCTGCAGGCAGGTGACCGCACGGTGGTGCGGGAACCGCTGGTCCGCACCGTGCACTCCTACGCCTTCGCGGTGCTGCGGCTGGCCGCCCAACGCAACGGTGACCCGCCGCCGCGGCTGATCACCAGCGCCGAGCAGGACGGCATCATCCGCGAACTGCTCGCCGGCGACCTCGAGGACGGCGACGCGTCCGCGGTTGCCTGGCCGGGCCATCTGCGTCCGGCGCTGGGCACCTCCGGGTTCGCCACCGAGCTGCGCGACCTGCTGGCGCGTTGCACCGAACGCGGGGTGGATCCCGTTGAGCTGCAACGCATCGGCCGTCGCGCAGGTCGTCCGGAGTGGCTGGCCGCAGGCCAGTTTGCGCAGGCCTACGAACAGATCATGCTGCTGCGCTCCGCGGTCGGCATGGCCGCGCCGCAGGCCACCATCCCAGCCCTGGGCGCTGCCGAACTCGTCGGGGCGGCGCTGGAAGCGTTCGCCACCGACGCGGACCTGCTCGCCGGTGAACGCGCGCGGGTGAAGCTGCTTCTGGTCGACGACGCCCAGCAGCTGGATCCGCAGGCGGCCCGGCTGGTGCGGGTGCTCGCCGAGGGGGCCGAACTCACGGTCGTCGCAGGAGATCCCAACCAGGCGGTGTTCGGCTACCGCGGCGCAGACCCTGCGCTGCTGCGCGGCGAGGAGCCGGCGATCGCGTTGACCCGGTCGCATCGCTGCGCACCGGCGATCGCCGAGGCGATCACGGCGACAGCGCGGCGGCTGCCCGGCGCCGACCCGGGCCGAAACCTGACCGGCGCCGCGGATGCGCAGGGCTCGTTGCGTGTGCGCATCGCCGCCTCATCGCACGCGGAATCGGCGCTCATCGCCGACACGCTGCGCCGCGCACACCTCGTCGACGGGCTGCCGTGGTCGCAGATGGCGGTGATCGTGCGGTCGGTGCCGCGGCTCGGAGCCGCGGTGGCCCGGGCGCTGGAGGGGGCGGGCGTGCCGGTCGAGATGGCGGGCACGGGCGTCGCGTTGGCCGATCAACCCGCTGTGCAGGCCTTGTTGACGGTGCTCGACGCCACCGCGCACGGCCTCGACGGTGAGCGCGCGCTTGCGTTGGTGACCGGGCCCATCGGCAGGGTGGACCCGGTGTCGCTGCGGCAGCTGCGTCGCACCCTGCGCCGCGCCGACGGCAGCCGACCGCCGCGCGCCTTCTCCGACCTGCTGGTCGCGGCGCTCGAGGATGGCACCGACGCGTTGCCCGGCCATCTGGACCGTCCGATCCGGCGTGTCCGTGCGGTGTTGACCGCCGCGCGTCGCACCGTCGACGAGGGCAAGGACCCGCGCCACACCCTCTGGCAGGCGTGGCACCGGTCCGGTCTGCAGCGGCGCTGGCTGACCGCCAGTGAACGCGGCGGCAGCACAGGCGCCCAGGCCGACCGCGACCTCGACGCGGTCACCGCGCTGTTCGACGCGGCGGAGCAGTACGTCAACCACACCGCGGGCGCGTCGCTGCGGGGTCTCGTCGACTACGTTTCGGGGCTCGGGACGCCAGCCGCCCCACGCGACGAGCGCGACACCGAGGCGGTCACCGTGCTCAGCGCGCATGCCGCACTGGGCCGCGAATGGGATCTCGTGGTGCTCGCCGGTGTACAGGAAGGGCTGTGGCCCAACACCGTTCCGCGTGGCGGGGTGCTGGGCACCCAACAGCTGGTCGACGTCCTCGACGGCGTCGCGACGCACGACGACCGCGGGTTGTCGGCGCGGGCGCCCCTGCTGGCCGAGGAGCGCCGGCTGCTGATCGCCGCGATGGGGCGGGCTCGCCACCGGTTGTTGGTCACCGCAGTCGACAGCGACAACGGCGTTGAATCGATGCTGCCGTCCTCGTTCTGGTACGAGCTGGCCGGCATCGCCCCCGACGCCGACCCGGAGACGGCACCCGTCACGGCGCCGCGGCTGTTGGCCCCCGCGGCGCTGGTGGGCCGGCTGCGGGCGGTGGTGTGCGCTCCCGACGGTGCCGTCGACGACCGCGTCCGCACCTGTGCGGCAACGCAACTGGCCCGGCTGGCTGCCGCCGGGGTTCCCGGCGCGGACCCCGCGCAGTGGTACGTCATGACACCGGTCTCCACCGACGAACCCCTGTGGTGTGGGGAGCACACCGTCACGCTGTCACCGTCGACACTGCAGATCCTGACCGATTGTCCGCTGCGCTGGCTGCTCGAACGCCACGGCGGCGCCGACGGGCGCGACGTGCGCTCGGCGATCGGCTCGTTGGTGCACGCGCTGGTGGCCGAGCCCGGCAAGTCCGAGAGCCAGCTGCTCAACGAACTGGAGAAAGTCTGGGACAACCTGCCGTTCGACTCCGCCTGGTATGCCGACAACGAACTCGCCCGCCACCGGGTGATGCTGTCCACGTTCCTGCAGTGGCGGGCGCAGAGCCGCCGCGAGCTGACCGAGGTCGGTACCGAGGTCGACGTCGACGGGGTCATCGCATCCGGTGTCGACGGCGGGCCGCAGGTGCGGGTGCGGGGCCGGGTGGACCGCATCGAGCGCGACAACGCCGGCCGGCTGGTGGCGATCGACATCAAGACCGGCAAGAGGCCGGTCACCAAAGACGACGCGCAGCGTCACGCCCAACTGGCGATGTACCAACTGGCCGTCGCCGAAGGCCTGGTGTCCCAAGGGGAGTCACCGGGCGGTGGACGCCTGGTCTACCTCGGCAAGACGAACACCTCGGGCGCGTGCGAGCGGGAGCAGGACGCGTTGACCGCCGACGCGCATGCCCAATGGCGTGAGACTGTGCGCCGCGCCGCCGCCGGCACCCAGGGACCGCAGTTCGTCGCGCGCATCAACGACGGCTGCAGCCACTGCCCGGTGCGGGCGATGTGCCCGGCCCAGGCGGCGATCGGGGGCCGGTCATGA
- a CDS encoding alpha/beta hydrolase gives MTAKLHVHRYGPDQPADVLAIHGLTGHGQRWQTLAMRHLAEFAVAAPDLIGHGRSSWAAPWTLDANVDALAALIEADAPVVVVGHSFGGAVALNLAAARPDLVAALVLLDPAVGLDGEWMRDIADDMLASPDYTDRAVARAEKANGSWGEVDPAELDRELDEHLVELPDGRVGWRISIPAMMSYWSELARPITLPPKGTPTTLVRAGRTRPAYASDELIASLGDRLGAHFTLVQWDCEHMVAQARPADTAALIRDALKRR, from the coding sequence GTGACCGCCAAGCTGCATGTACACCGGTACGGCCCGGACCAACCCGCCGACGTGTTGGCCATTCACGGCCTGACCGGACACGGTCAGCGGTGGCAGACGTTGGCGATGCGGCATCTGGCCGAGTTCGCCGTCGCGGCACCGGACCTGATCGGGCACGGCCGGTCGTCGTGGGCGGCGCCGTGGACGCTGGACGCCAACGTCGACGCGTTGGCGGCGCTGATCGAGGCGGACGCACCGGTGGTGGTGGTGGGGCATTCGTTCGGCGGCGCGGTGGCGCTCAACCTCGCTGCGGCCCGGCCCGACCTGGTCGCGGCGCTGGTGCTGCTCGACCCGGCCGTCGGCTTGGACGGGGAATGGATGCGCGACATCGCCGACGACATGCTGGCCTCCCCGGACTACACCGACCGCGCCGTAGCCCGCGCCGAGAAGGCCAACGGGTCCTGGGGTGAGGTGGATCCGGCCGAGTTGGACCGCGAACTCGACGAGCACCTGGTCGAGTTGCCCGACGGCCGGGTCGGTTGGCGGATCAGCATCCCGGCGATGATGTCGTATTGGAGCGAGCTGGCCCGCCCGATCACGTTGCCGCCCAAGGGCACGCCGACCACGCTGGTGCGCGCCGGGCGGACCCGGCCGGCCTACGCGTCCGATGAACTGATCGCGTCGCTGGGCGATCGGCTGGGAGCGCACTTCACGTTGGTGCAGTGGGATTGTGAACACATGGTCGCCCAGGCGCGGCCCGCCGACACCGCGGCGCTGATCCGTGACGCGTTGAAACGGCGTTAG
- a CDS encoding MGMT family protein, which translates to MAAVTDEQVETVRALVAAIPPGRVSTYGDIAEAAGLSSPRIVGWIMRTDSSDLPWHRVIRASGRPAAHLKSRQLELLRAEGVLADDGRVRLAEVRHRF; encoded by the coding sequence ATGGCGGCGGTCACCGACGAGCAGGTGGAGACCGTGCGTGCGTTGGTCGCCGCCATACCGCCCGGCCGGGTGTCGACCTACGGCGACATCGCCGAGGCCGCAGGGCTTTCCAGCCCACGCATCGTCGGCTGGATCATGCGCACGGACTCCTCGGATCTGCCGTGGCATCGGGTGATCCGGGCGTCGGGCCGGCCCGCCGCGCACCTGAAAAGCCGGCAACTCGAGTTGCTACGTGCCGAAGGCGTGCTGGCCGACGACGGGCGGGTGCGGCTGGCCGAAGTGCGCCACCGATTCTAG
- a CDS encoding TIGR02569 family protein — MTVDGPPEHVLAAFGLTGVQPVPLGSSWEGGWRCGEVVLSMVADHARAAWSAKVRETLFVDGVRLARPVRSTDGRYVVAGWRADTFVAGSPEPRHDEVVSAAVRLHEATAKLERPRFLTQPPVAPWTDVDVFIAADRAAWEERPLHSLPPGARVAPGSADGQRSIELLNQLATLRRPTKSPSQLVHGDLYGTVLFAGTAAPGITDITPYWRPASWGAGVAVVDALSWGEADDGLIERWNALPEWPQMLLRALMFRIAVHALHPRSTAAAFPGLARTAALVRLVI, encoded by the coding sequence GTGACAGTCGATGGTCCGCCGGAACATGTGCTGGCGGCGTTCGGGCTGACCGGTGTGCAGCCGGTCCCGCTCGGATCGAGTTGGGAGGGCGGCTGGCGCTGCGGCGAAGTCGTGCTCTCGATGGTGGCCGACCACGCCCGCGCCGCTTGGTCGGCAAAGGTACGTGAGACGTTGTTCGTCGACGGGGTGCGGCTGGCCCGCCCGGTCCGCTCGACCGACGGTCGTTACGTGGTGGCCGGCTGGCGAGCCGACACGTTCGTCGCGGGAAGCCCCGAACCCCGCCACGACGAGGTGGTTTCGGCCGCGGTGCGGCTCCACGAAGCGACCGCCAAACTCGAACGGCCGCGTTTTCTGACCCAGCCGCCGGTCGCGCCGTGGACCGACGTCGACGTGTTCATCGCCGCCGATCGCGCCGCGTGGGAGGAGCGCCCGCTGCACTCGCTGCCGCCGGGTGCCCGGGTCGCGCCGGGGTCGGCCGACGGACAGCGCTCGATCGAACTGCTCAACCAGCTCGCCACCCTGCGCAGGCCGACCAAGAGCCCGAGCCAGTTGGTCCACGGCGACCTCTACGGCACAGTGCTTTTCGCGGGCACCGCCGCTCCGGGCATCACCGACATCACCCCGTACTGGCGCCCGGCGTCGTGGGGGGCCGGGGTCGCCGTCGTCGATGCACTGTCGTGGGGGGAGGCCGACGACGGACTCATCGAACGATGGAATGCACTGCCGGAGTGGCCGCAAATGCTGCTGCGCGCGTTGATGTTCCGCATCGCGGTGCATGCGCTGCATCCGAGGTCGACGGCCGCGGCGTTCCCCGGCCTGGCCCGCACGGCCGCGTTGGTGCGGCTGGTGATTTAG
- the moeZ gene encoding adenylyltransferase/sulfurtransferase MoeZ, translating into MSTPLPPLVEPAAELTREEVARYSRHLIIPDLGVDGQKRLKNARVLVIGAGGLGSPALLYLAAAGVGTIGIIDFDVVDESNLQRQVIHGQADIGRPKAQSARDSILEINPLIDVRLHEFRLEPENAVDLFAQYDLILDGTDNFATRYLVNDAAVLAGKPYVWGSIYRFEGQISVFWEDAPNGAGLNYRDLYPEPPPPGMVPSCAEGGVLGILCASVGSVMGTEAIKLITGIGEPLLGRLMVYDALEMSYRTIKIRKDPATPKITELIDYEEFCGVVSDVATEAAADSTITPLELRELMDSGKPLALIDVREPVEWEINRIDGAELIPKSAFESGEALAKLPVDRTPVFYCKTGVRSAEVLAIAKKAGFSDAMHVQGGIVAWGKQLEPDMVMY; encoded by the coding sequence GTGTCGACGCCGTTGCCGCCGCTGGTTGAACCGGCGGCCGAACTCACGCGCGAAGAGGTTGCGCGCTACAGCCGTCATCTGATCATCCCCGACCTCGGGGTGGACGGGCAGAAGCGCCTGAAAAACGCCCGGGTGCTGGTCATCGGCGCCGGCGGGCTGGGATCCCCGGCGTTGTTGTACCTGGCCGCCGCCGGGGTGGGCACCATCGGCATCATCGACTTCGACGTCGTCGACGAGTCCAACCTGCAACGCCAGGTCATCCACGGCCAGGCCGACATCGGCCGGCCCAAGGCGCAGAGCGCGCGCGACTCCATCCTCGAGATCAACCCCTTGATCGACGTGCGGCTGCACGAGTTCCGCCTGGAGCCGGAAAACGCCGTCGACCTGTTCGCGCAGTACGACCTGATCCTGGACGGCACCGACAACTTCGCCACCCGCTATCTGGTCAACGACGCCGCGGTGCTGGCCGGCAAGCCGTACGTGTGGGGCTCCATCTACCGCTTCGAGGGTCAGATCTCGGTGTTCTGGGAGGACGCGCCCAACGGGGCCGGCCTGAACTACCGCGACCTCTACCCCGAACCGCCACCGCCGGGGATGGTGCCGTCGTGCGCCGAAGGCGGGGTGCTGGGCATCCTGTGCGCGTCGGTCGGCTCGGTCATGGGAACCGAGGCGATCAAGCTGATCACCGGTATCGGTGAACCGCTGCTGGGGCGGCTGATGGTCTACGACGCGCTCGAGATGAGCTACCGTACCATCAAGATCCGCAAGGACCCCGCCACCCCGAAGATCACCGAGCTGATCGACTACGAGGAATTCTGCGGCGTGGTGTCCGATGTGGCCACCGAGGCGGCCGCCGATTCCACGATCACCCCGCTGGAGCTTCGGGAGTTGATGGATTCGGGCAAGCCGCTGGCCCTGATCGACGTGCGCGAACCCGTCGAGTGGGAGATCAACCGCATCGACGGCGCGGAGCTGATCCCCAAGTCGGCCTTCGAATCCGGTGAGGCGCTGGCCAAACTGCCCGTCGACCGGACACCGGTGTTCTACTGCAAGACCGGGGTGCGCTCGGCCGAGGTGCTGGCCATCGCGAAGAAGGCCGGCTTCTCCGACGCCATGCACGTGCAGGGCGGAATTGTGGCATGGGGCAAGCAACTCGAACCCGACATGGTGATGTACTAA